The following are encoded together in the Rhizoctonia solani chromosome 10, complete sequence genome:
- a CDS encoding carbohydrate esterase family 16 protein, which yields MASDDLPSRSTLKLCDLNVLYPRLEAWIGRAFPSIRIYVRAPHDAEIIYNSTLNNSIRLHLTVNISQVYRADEYGDKISYLTNPIFPEVGWHIVSKPYRAAKKFITSTPLSDALLGSDPTYETVPYFETGKQPNFEFVQNILRREPMRPNLTDSNPDVTVIASGMVYEPEFLKYSEQISFAIFNRSQSEPYGLCKITEEYRTTSSFDFLASIGGLLALLQGIHILVFGRPLFWGMFGAKLITPFGLAGKLATRAFRERLQQQYHRRAEPQDSTKTTQESGTEESGSRVEIDMTRFLLDYVIDMGPASLPSPPQEKQNSETDSSDSEDEVSYQRVRGLGKEDGVEATKLEWESGTIEPAKRGCSTNNDVDKMGNFRVHTTEPEMPPKKSKDRSTTPRRRSPRKKASNAPKSTQTEVIEPQKERKMPTRPLTSSSEPDVIETVETGDSEGEMEVVDISGGDEIHEIHEIHEIHEINEIDELDELESSALFGKSSPKAAMQQSDGEVLDFTEDELPKPTNDSEVDEFFDDAICATKSKPAEGSNRVPRSLKLKVKPQHASSKPTTTTGSGRTHKKKASKIAPNITHEVNVSDLIVSSVIKSCVQLPNGTKSLKFDQNASFWTLKFQAAEVFEVPAKHLRLAYTTNKTKRKQRLLVDKDNFTNMTNDIVEFFERQIKTIHSQRLKDAAAAHNAEEKGCAYVPKAQQEITDIGLIFYHQPPADNPSMSSKGTSTGNIE from the exons ATGGCCTCGGATGATCTTCCTTCTCGGTCGACTTTGAAGCTTTGCGATCTCAATGTGCTCTATCCAAGGTTAGAGGCATGGATTGGGAGAGCATTTCCGTCTATAAGGATATATGTG CGCGCCCCTCATGATGCGGAGATCATATATAACTCAACTCTCAACAATTCGATACGGCTTCATCTGACTGTCAACATATCGCAAGTCTATCGAGCTG ATGAGTATGGAGATAAGATATCATACCTAACAAACCCTATCTTTCCCGAGGTTGGATGGCATATTGTATCCAAGCCTTACAGGGCAGCAAAGAAGTTCATTACATCTACTCCCCTGTCGGATGCCCTTTTGGGCTCGGATCCG ACCTATGAAACTGTGCCGTATTTTGAAACAGGTAAACAACCTAACTTTGAATTCGTACAAAAC ATACTTCGGCGGGAACCTATGCGGCCAAACCTGACCGACTCAAACCCAGACGTCACAGTAATTGCCAGCGGCATGGTGTATGAACCAGAATTCTTGAAATACTCGGAGCAAATATCATTTGCTATCTTCAACCGGAGCCAATCAGAACCATATGGCTTGTGCAAGATCACGGAAGAATACCGCACGACAAGTAGTTTTGATTTTCTGGCATCCATCGGTGGTTTGCTCGCACTTTTGCAAGGAATACACATACTTGTGTTTGGGCGTCCGTTGTTTTGGGGAATGTTTG GCGCCAAACTTATAACGCCGTTCGGTCTCGCGGGTAAACTGGCTACCCGGGCGTTCAGAGAACGGCTACAACAGCAATATCATCGTCGAGCGGAACCACAAGACTCGACAAAGACGACACAGGAATCGGGCACTGAAGAATCTGGGTCCAGAGTCGAAATCGATATGACTCGGTTCCTTCTTGACTATGTCATCGATATGGGCCCGGCTTCACTGCCAAGTCCTCCTCAGGAGAAGCAAAACAGTGAGACCGACAGCAGCGATTCTGAAGACGAGGTCAGCTACCAGCGTGTTCGGGGGCTAGGAAAAGAGGACGGGGTGGAGGCTACAAAGCTTGAATGGGAGAGTGGAACGATTGAACCGGCCAAAAG GGGGTGTTCTACCAATAATGATGTGGATAAGATGGGCAACTTTAGGGTGCATACAACGGAG CCCGAAATGCCCCCCAAAAAGTCAAAAGACCGATCAACAACCCCTCGTCGACGGTCGCCACGAAAAAAGGCGTCAAACGCACCTAAATCGACTCAAACCGAGGTTATTGAGCCGCAAAAAGAGCGAAAAATGCCCACCCGCCCCCTTACATCCTCATCCGAGCCCGATGTTATCGAAACAGTTGAAACTGGTGACTCGGAAGGGGAGATGGAAGTCGTAGACATTAGTGGA GGCGATGAAATCCACGAAATCCACGAAATCCACGAAATCCACGAAATCAATGAGATTGATGAGCTTGACGAACTTGAATCGTCAGCTCTGTTTGGTAAATCAAGTCCTAAGGCTGCTATGCAGCAATCTGACGGGGAAG TTCTTGACTTTACTGAAGATGAGCTGCCAAAACCCACCAACGATTCCGAAGTAGACGAGTTTTTTGACGATGCAATTTGTGCTACAAAGTCCAAACCAGCTGAAGGGAGCAACCGAGTTCCCAGGTCGTTGAAACTAAAAGTGAAGCCGCAGCATGCGTCATCAAAACCCACCACAACTACCGGATCAGGCCGCACTCATAAGAAGAAAGCTAGTAAAATTGCCCCCAATATCA CTCATGAGGTCAATGTCTCAGACCTTATAGTCTCATCAGTCATCAAATCCTGTGTGCAGCTGCCCAATGGAACAAAATCACTCAAATTTGATCAAAATGCTTCATTTTGGACACTCAAGTTTCAAGCTGCAGAGGTATTTGAGGTTCCTGCAAAGCATCTGAGGCTTGCGTATACAACAAACAAAACCAAACGCAAACAGCGGCTCTTGGTTGACAAGGACAAtttcacaaacatgaccaATGACATTGTTGAATTCTTTGAGCGCCAAATCAAGACAATCCACAGCCAACGGCTAAAGGATGCAGCTGCTGCTCACAATGCAGAAGAGAAGGGTTGTGCATATGTACCAAAGGCTCAACAAGAAATCACAGATATTGGGCTAATATTTTACCATCAACCCCCAGCAGACAATCCATCCATGAGTAGCAAGGGTACTAGTACTGGGAACATAG AGTAA
- a CDS encoding dynein heavy chain, cytoplasmic: MSYITDSKLEFEDEQDPVSPPNSPQLAATHAQAIAKKVASINLDPGNTVARDYAALCCEEFGLTDLDKADVVRVSQMHAQFIAICQYTRVVALTQHITQSLTKSFLLSTKFKDHVTRCIQATFLDATIPTYVRGSTARLIQHMQENPVAAVASNFCGNMRRKIKKSMVDNLDIGTLAAKLCVKGYQPTNKHWRRFALLRSYMANWEKLPCHPGRGRRTPCWSFIDTKLDKLRIRCTKPTKAATEAAVKSVLKGILKRDQEWHIGPTSGPTKLPARSQIAKWQRDHAKAVANMLEYTVEAYPDKDDDEDAPDGGEPQTPNCSSTGDGAPQKDNCEAPQMNAGGDNIEPQVNNGRAPRVLVPETQDSQSMGGTQQGWTGGALVDCHQRPTHTTSPISRPNAALTFQHRPN, encoded by the exons ATGAGCTACATAACTGACAGCAAACTTGAGTTTGAGGACGAGCAAGATCCCGTTAGCCCACCAAATTCTCCCCAACTTGCGGCCACACACGCTCAGGCTATTGCCAAAAAGGTTGCAAGCATTAACTTGGATCCAG GCAACACTGTTGCGCGTGACTACGCTGCATTATGCTGTGAGGAGTTTGGCCTCACAGACTTGGACAAGGCCGACGTTGTGCGGGTGTCTCAG ATGCATGCGCAGTTTATTGCAATTTGTCAGTACACCCGGGTAGTTGCGTTAACCCAACATATCACCCAGTCGCTCACCAAGTCTTTCTTGCTCTcaaccaaattcaaggacCACGTGACTCGTTGCATCCAGGCCACATTTCTGGATGCGACTATTCCGACTTACGTGCGTGGCAGCACTGCTCGCCTCATT CAACACATGCAGGAAAACCCTG TTGCGGCAGTTGCAAGCAATTTTTGTGGCAATATGCGGCGGAAG ATCAAGAAATCAATGGTTGATAACTTGGATATTGGCACATTAGCCGCCAAGTTATGCGTTAAGGGCTACCAGCCGACTAACAAGCACTGGAGACGTTTTGCACTCTTA CGATCCTACATGGCCAATTGGGAGAAGCTCCCGTGCCACCCTGGAAGGGGGCGCAGAACACCTTGCTGGTCATTCATCGACACAAAGCTTGACAAGCTCCGAATCCGCTGCACAAAACCCACAAAGGCCGCTACGGAAGCGGCAGTCAAAAG TGTGCTCAAGGGGATCTTGAAGCGCGACCAGGAATGGCACATTGGCCCCACCTCGGGACCAACAAAGCTACCAGCCCGTAGCCAGATTGCCAAGTGGCAGCGGGATCATGCGAAGGCCGTTGCCAATATGTTGGAGTACACGGTTGAGGCCTACCCCGACAAAGATGACGACGAGGATGCTCCCGACGGTGGCGAACCCCAGACGCCCAATTGTAGTAGCACCGGTGATGGCGCCCCGCAAAAGGACAATTGTGAAGCCCCGCAGATGAATGCCGGAGGCGATAACATAGAACCCCAAGTCAACAATGGTCGTGCTCCAC GCGTTCTTGTCCCAGAAACTCAGGATTCTCAATCCATGGGTGGTACACAACAAGGATGGACTG GCGGAGCATTGGTGGATTGCCATCAGCGCCCTACGCATACCACATCCCCTATCTCACGTCCCAATGCAGCTTTGACATTCCAGCACCGTCCAAATTAG
- a CDS encoding Helicase conserved C-terminal domain: MNEEEKEMQRVINQEHTQQKSKKKRAQDNVGDDEDEDVDENAWNGSQAQGEVEQSDCKNVRWHNFLIEQKFAGMLAKLGALRLEEQAQELDCGTLTNKVTDDWTVENLPQKMSTRMQCVMGLIEWFWIGNPKPVALLEDGTLDKARLVQEPLPSKKPRKFLIYVEFQQHQALIAKMLTLKEKDYVTYNGSMATTKRQRSVEKFANDPSCRIMIISNVGSAGLNLVEASVVIIVSSVWSGLELDQIMGRVDCPGQLQDVAVYNIMAPEGIDLALNVYADSKAQLSNHFLSSQRTLQTVYLEIAQPHSNDHDELDLEEIPAVPSTKGTKPSTSKAGPRKRKSQNEQCSRDANAVQKLALAKALGSQVSGAPSSNLVPTTQSMQPLPTLSTGSTEQTDELLISQGVPTTTPNAIGARTMVASSQQKTKFHAKKARLDHSSSDPSLVAVATTQPSQPLSATGPILAPAKKRTAPSMDPPSSMPTRTDPAASGSSSRQAPIVPRPSGSAQPRAATATPEQLLQLQPGSSSTAPTTSGHSVVTGGGSSQRKVFRLKASKLSASNHSVDAKK; the protein is encoded by the exons ATgaatgaagaagagaaggaaaTGCAACGGGTCATCAATCAAGAGCACACACAGCAGAAGAGCAAAAA AAAGCGAGCGCAGGACAATGTGGGTgacgatgaggatgaggatgtagATGAGAATGCATGGAATGGGTCTCAGGCACAGGGGGAGGTGGAACAGAGCGATTGCAAGAATGTCAGGTGGCAT AACTTCCTGATAGAACAGAAGTTTGCTGGCATGCTGGCTAAGCTGGGAGCGCTACGGCTGGAAGAGCAGGCTCAGGAGCTTGATTGTGGTACCTTGACAAACAAAGTCACCGATGACTGGACAGTGGAGAACCTGCCCCAGAAGATGTCCACAAGGATGCAATGTGTCATGGGACTGATTGAGTGGTTCTGGATTGGCAACCCCAAACCCGTTGCATTGCTTGAGGATGGTACGCTAGATAAAGCAAGGCTTGTGCAAGAACCTTTGCCCAGCAAGAAGCCGCGGAAGTTTCTCATATACGTGGAATTTCAGCAGCACCAAGCACTCATTGCAAAG ATGCTCACTCTCAAAGAAAAAGACTATGTGACGTACAACGGCTCTATGGCTACCACCAAGCGTCAACGGTCTGTTGAGAAGTTTGCCAACGACCCATCATGCCGAATCATGATCATCAGCAATGTAGGCTCAGCTGGTCTCAACTTGGTGGAAGCCTCAGTTGTGATCATTGTA AGCAGTGTTTGGTCTGGGCTTGAGCTTGACCAAATCATGGGTCGCGTTGATTGCCCTGGGCAGCTGCAAGATGTAGCTGTATACAACATCATGGCGCCAGAGGGAATTGATCTGGCCCTGAATGTTTACGCAGATAGTAAGGCACAGCTCTCTAACCATTTCCTGAGCTCGCAAAGAACCTTGCAAACTGTGTACTTGGAAATCGCTCAGCCACACTCCAATGATCACGATGAGCTTGACTTGGAGGAGATCCCTGCAGTCCCTTCAACAAAGGGTACAAAACCATCCACTTCCAAAGCTGGGCCACGCAAGAGAAAAAGCCAAAATGAACAATGCTCTCGAGATGCAAATGCTGTTCAAAAGCTAGCCCTAGCCAAGGCACTGGGATCACAGGTTTCTGGTGCTCCCTCAAGCAATT tagtccctacaacacagagcatgcaacctcttccaacaTTATCAACAGGAAGCACAGAACAGACTGATGAGTTGTTGA TATCCCAGGGTGTACCTACCACTACACCAAATGCCATTGGTGCCCGGACAATGGTGGCCAGTAGTCAACAAAAGACTAAGTTCCATGCAAAAAAGGCAAGACTTGAtcactcttcttctgacCCGTCATTGGTGGCTGTGGCAACAACACAGCCAAGTCAGCCTTTATCTGCGACAG GGCCAATATTGGCGCCAGCCAAGAAGCGCACAGCACCATCCATGGATCCACCAAGCAGCATGCCAACACGTACAGATCCAGCTGCCAGTGGTAGCTCTTCAAGACAAGCACCAATTGTTCCCAGGCCATCTGGAAGTGCGCAGCCAAGAGCAGCTACTGCTACACCGGAGCAGCTGTTGCAATTACAGCCTGGGTCTAGCTCCACAGCACCTACTACATCTGGGCACTCAGTAGTCACAGGAGGTGGAAGCTCACAGAGGAAGGTGTTCCGTCTGAAAGCATCAAAACTCTCAGCTAGTAATCACTCTGTTGACGCAAAAAAGTAA